The Geoalkalibacter sp. genome has a segment encoding these proteins:
- the glgP gene encoding alpha-glucan family phosphorylase — MEKHNAWKKFTWEPRIAYFSMEIGLSAEIPTYSGGLGILAGDTIKSAADLELPMVAVTLIHRKGYFRQQIDRDGWQREFPVEWNPERHLELLSVKTLVPIEGRDVKIQPWLYRVKSPAGGVIPVLFLDTDIPGNAEEDRHVTDYLYGGDLEYRLKQEIVLGIGGARMLNALNFNIRKYHMNEGHAAMLTLELLSNTRGRIDDPSEERAAWDLHRVMEQCVFTTHTPVEAGHDKFPWDMVERILPDIVPFSLLKQLTGNDAFNLTLLALNLSNFVNGVAKKHGEISKSLFPGFKIHAITNGIHSFTWTSPFFVQVYNKYLPGWANEPEMLVRVDNIPDEDIWEAHQGAKAFLFMYIEETTGQRFDPDLLTIGFARRSATYKRADLIFSDLERLLAIGDGKLQLVFAGKSHPKDLPGKEMIHRIHEKIAVLKDRIRIVYLENYNMDVAYRLIPGVDLWLNTPVRPLEASGTSGMKAAINGVPNFSVLDGWWIEGHIEGVTGWSIGPPPMEKSTSSNGDNHEDAQDLYRKLENTILPLYTGNRAGWIRVMKNAIGKNAYYFNTHVMMRRYVTEAYIR; from the coding sequence ATGGAGAAACACAACGCCTGGAAAAAATTCACCTGGGAACCCCGTATCGCCTATTTTTCCATGGAAATTGGGCTCTCGGCCGAGATTCCCACCTACAGCGGCGGCCTGGGCATCCTCGCGGGCGACACCATCAAGAGCGCCGCCGACCTGGAGTTGCCCATGGTGGCGGTGACCCTGATTCATCGCAAGGGCTATTTCCGCCAGCAGATCGACCGGGACGGCTGGCAGAGGGAATTTCCTGTGGAATGGAACCCCGAACGCCACCTGGAACTGCTGTCGGTGAAAACCCTGGTACCCATCGAGGGGCGCGACGTGAAAATCCAACCCTGGCTCTACCGCGTCAAAAGTCCCGCGGGTGGGGTGATTCCCGTGCTGTTTCTCGACACCGACATCCCCGGCAACGCCGAGGAAGACCGGCATGTCACCGATTATCTCTACGGCGGCGACCTCGAATACCGCCTCAAGCAGGAAATCGTCTTGGGTATCGGCGGCGCGCGCATGCTCAACGCCCTCAATTTCAACATCCGCAAATACCACATGAACGAAGGCCATGCGGCCATGCTCACCCTGGAACTGCTGAGCAACACCCGCGGGCGCATCGACGACCCCAGCGAGGAGCGTGCCGCCTGGGATCTGCATCGCGTGATGGAGCAGTGCGTCTTCACCACCCACACCCCCGTCGAGGCCGGACATGACAAGTTCCCCTGGGACATGGTCGAGCGCATCCTGCCCGATATCGTGCCCTTTTCCCTGCTAAAGCAACTGACCGGCAACGACGCCTTCAACCTGACATTGCTTGCCCTCAATCTGAGCAATTTCGTCAATGGCGTGGCCAAGAAACATGGGGAAATTTCCAAGTCCCTGTTTCCCGGCTTTAAAATCCATGCCATCACCAACGGCATCCATTCCTTCACCTGGACCTCGCCCTTTTTCGTGCAGGTCTACAATAAGTATCTGCCCGGCTGGGCCAATGAACCCGAAATGCTGGTGCGGGTGGACAACATCCCCGATGAGGACATCTGGGAGGCGCATCAGGGCGCCAAGGCGTTTTTGTTCATGTACATCGAGGAAACCACCGGCCAGCGCTTCGATCCCGACCTGCTGACCATCGGCTTTGCCCGCCGTTCGGCGACCTACAAGCGCGCGGATCTGATTTTCAGCGACCTGGAGCGTCTGCTGGCGATCGGCGACGGCAAGCTGCAACTGGTGTTCGCCGGCAAATCGCATCCCAAGGATCTGCCCGGCAAGGAAATGATTCATCGCATCCATGAAAAGATCGCCGTCCTCAAGGATCGGATTCGCATCGTCTATCTGGAAAACTACAACATGGATGTGGCCTATCGGCTCATTCCCGGCGTGGATCTCTGGCTCAACACGCCGGTGCGCCCCCTGGAAGCCTCGGGGACCAGCGGAATGAAGGCGGCCATCAACGGTGTTCCCAATTTCAGCGTTCTTGACGGCTGGTGGATCGAAGGGCACATCGAGGGGGTGACGGGCTGGTCCATCGGGCCGCCGCCGATGGAAAAAAGCACCAGCAGCAACGGCGACAACCACGAAGATGCCCAAGATCTTTACCGCAAGCTGGAAAACACCATTCTGCCCCTTTACACCGGCAATCGGGCGGGGTGGATTCGGGTCATGAAAAATGCCATCGGCAAAAATGCCTATTATTTCAACACCCATGTCATGATGAGACGCTACGTGACCGAGGCTTACATCCGCTGA
- a CDS encoding ExeA family protein: MYLDFFGLKEKPFTITPNPKFIYLSKNHKEVFAHLLYGVQNQAGFVVVTGEVGTGKTTVLRTLLGELLEDHYRLAFIFNPCLSALDLLRNINREFGIDPGGESNSDLLHALNAFLVEQRAAGRTVVLVIDEAQNLEPSVLEQIRLLSNLETDTDKLIQILLVGQPELKEILLRPDLRQLNQRITVRYHLKPMDYTDTCDYISHRLRVAGGTQQRVFGEGALRKIFAFSKGYPRLINIVCDRALLVGFAEGCREIDARMIQTAIGELGYPRKILSGRPFLWFGGLAALLVVVVLGFIWTH, from the coding sequence ATGTATCTTGATTTTTTCGGGCTGAAGGAAAAGCCTTTCACCATCACGCCCAACCCCAAATTCATCTACCTGAGCAAGAACCATAAGGAGGTTTTTGCTCATCTGCTTTACGGGGTGCAGAATCAGGCGGGATTCGTCGTGGTCACGGGTGAGGTGGGCACCGGTAAGACGACCGTGCTTCGCACCCTTCTTGGCGAGTTGCTGGAGGATCATTACCGCTTGGCCTTCATCTTCAATCCTTGCCTGTCCGCCCTGGATCTGCTGCGCAACATCAATCGCGAATTCGGCATCGATCCCGGGGGAGAAAGCAACTCGGATCTTCTTCATGCCCTCAACGCCTTTCTGGTCGAGCAGCGTGCCGCCGGGCGCACCGTGGTTCTCGTCATCGACGAGGCGCAAAACCTCGAGCCTTCGGTGCTGGAGCAGATTCGCCTGCTCTCCAACCTGGAAACCGACACGGACAAGCTGATCCAGATTCTGCTGGTCGGCCAACCCGAGCTCAAGGAGATCCTGCTGCGCCCGGATCTGCGTCAGCTCAATCAGCGCATCACGGTGCGCTACCATCTCAAACCCATGGATTACACCGATACCTGCGATTACATCAGCCATCGCCTGCGCGTGGCGGGGGGAACCCAGCAGCGGGTGTTCGGCGAAGGCGCGCTGCGAAAGATTTTCGCCTTCTCCAAGGGCTATCCGCGACTGATCAACATTGTTTGCGACCGGGCGCTGTTGGTCGGTTTTGCCGAAGGGTGCCGGGAAATCGACGCGCGCATGATTCAGACGGCCATCGGCGAATTGGGTTATCCGCGAAAAATTCTTTCCGGGCGTCCCTTTCTGTGGTTTGGAGGCCTCGCGGCGCTGCTGGTCGTGGTGGTTCTGGGCTTTATCTGGACGCATTGA
- the map gene encoding type I methionyl aminopeptidase, whose amino-acid sequence MKLKSPEDIQHMRRAGLLLWQAHQVAAALIVPGTITTDIDQRVEESIVSGGGLPLFKGVPGKVPFPAATCISLNDEVVHGIPSARVLREGDLVSLDIGVKLDGWCADAAVTYAVGVVDAQKQRLLKITEECLARAISLLRPGVRWSKIAHKIQRHAEQAGFSVVEDLVGHAIGRDMWEPPQVPNFFTRNMPDFKLRPGLVLAIEPMINAGGKEVFVRPDHWTIATRDGKPSAHFEHTVALTEEGPLVLTCGPNGEGWGMG is encoded by the coding sequence GTGAAACTAAAATCCCCCGAAGATATTCAGCACATGCGCCGGGCCGGTCTGCTGCTCTGGCAGGCCCATCAGGTCGCCGCCGCTCTGATCGTCCCTGGAACGATCACCACCGACATCGACCAGCGGGTAGAAGAGAGCATCGTCTCCGGAGGCGGCCTTCCGCTGTTCAAGGGGGTGCCGGGCAAGGTGCCCTTTCCCGCCGCGACCTGCATTTCTCTCAATGACGAGGTTGTTCACGGCATTCCTTCTGCGCGCGTTTTGCGCGAGGGCGATCTGGTCAGCCTCGATATCGGCGTCAAGCTCGACGGTTGGTGCGCCGATGCGGCCGTCACCTATGCCGTGGGGGTGGTGGATGCGCAGAAACAACGTCTGCTGAAGATTACCGAGGAATGTCTGGCGCGCGCCATTTCCCTGCTTCGGCCGGGAGTGCGCTGGAGCAAGATCGCCCATAAGATCCAAAGGCATGCAGAGCAGGCGGGCTTTTCCGTGGTCGAGGATCTGGTGGGACATGCCATCGGCCGCGACATGTGGGAACCACCGCAGGTGCCCAATTTCTTCACCCGCAACATGCCCGATTTCAAGCTGCGCCCCGGTCTTGTCCTGGCGATCGAACCCATGATCAACGCAGGCGGCAAGGAAGTGTTCGTGCGTCCCGATCATTGGACCATCGCCACCCGCGACGGCAAACCCAGCGCGCATTTCGAGCACACCGTGGCCCTCACCGAAGAGGGTCCCCTGGTGCTGACCTGCGGACCCAACGGCGAAGGCTGGGGGATGGGGTAG
- a CDS encoding c-type cytochrome: MARHVTKVLVAMLLVGGLTLVGCSERKEQAPAPPAQEKAPEPAAAPAQEAKQEAAEGAKEEVKQEEAAPAETAQAAPGEGQALFERHCSACHADGGNIINANKTLKFASLEASGLAAPEAFVAYLRNPGPGMPTFSENALPDAQALQIAEYVLEAFKE; encoded by the coding sequence ATGGCTAGGCATGTAACAAAGGTTTTGGTGGCGATGCTGTTGGTTGGGGGATTGACTCTGGTCGGGTGCAGTGAGCGCAAGGAGCAGGCCCCCGCACCCCCGGCCCAGGAAAAAGCCCCGGAACCGGCGGCGGCTCCGGCCCAGGAGGCCAAGCAAGAGGCTGCCGAGGGAGCAAAGGAAGAAGTGAAGCAGGAAGAGGCCGCGCCCGCCGAGACCGCGCAGGCGGCGCCGGGTGAAGGTCAGGCCCTCTTCGAGCGCCACTGCAGCGCTTGCCATGCCGATGGCGGCAACATCATCAACGCCAATAAAACCCTGAAATTCGCCAGCCTGGAGGCAAGCGGCCTGGCGGCGCCCGAGGCCTTCGTCGCCTATCTGCGCAATCCCGGTCCGGGGATGCCGACCTTCAGCGAAAATGCCTTGCCCGACGCGCAGGCCCTGCAAATTGCCGAGTACGTACTCGAAGCGTTCAAGGAATAA
- a CDS encoding glycerate kinase family protein codes for MNLLIAPDSFKESLSSAQAALQIEAGFREIFPDVRCVRIPLADGGEGTVEALVTATAGRIEQVQVSGPLGEPVEAFFGVCGNGRTAVIEMAAASGLALVSPALRNPMKTTTYGTGELIRAALDLGIRHLIIGIGGSATCDGGAGMLQALGAKLRDKDGKDLVQGGAALSHLHSIDLDGLDRRLGECDIEVACDVDNPLTGPKGAAAVFGPQKGATQAMVAQLDAALGHYARVIKDGLGVEVADLPGAGAAGGLGAALMTVLKARLRPGIRVVMEATELDKAILQCDLVITGEGRLDSQSLHGKTPIGVARLAKQLGKPVIVIAGSLSLDASSAKARGIDAAFSMVPGVCTLETALAQAETNLRNLARNLAATLRLGMALR; via the coding sequence ATGAACCTTTTGATCGCGCCGGATTCCTTCAAGGAGAGTCTGAGCTCCGCGCAAGCGGCGCTGCAGATCGAAGCAGGCTTTCGTGAAATTTTTCCCGACGTCCGATGTGTGCGCATTCCCCTGGCCGATGGCGGCGAGGGAACCGTCGAGGCCCTGGTGACGGCAACGGCCGGGCGCATCGAGCAAGTCCAGGTCAGCGGCCCTCTCGGCGAACCCGTCGAAGCCTTCTTCGGAGTGTGCGGCAACGGCCGCACGGCGGTCATCGAAATGGCCGCGGCCAGCGGCCTGGCGCTCGTTTCCCCCGCCCTGCGCAACCCCATGAAAACCACCACCTACGGCACGGGGGAACTCATCCGCGCGGCCCTCGATCTGGGCATCAGGCATCTGATCATCGGCATCGGCGGCAGCGCCACCTGCGACGGAGGCGCGGGGATGCTTCAAGCCCTCGGCGCGAAATTGCGGGACAAGGACGGCAAAGATCTCGTCCAGGGAGGCGCGGCCCTAAGCCATCTGCATTCCATCGATCTCGACGGGTTGGATCGGCGTTTAGGAGAATGCGACATCGAGGTCGCCTGCGATGTGGACAACCCCCTGACCGGCCCGAAGGGCGCGGCGGCGGTCTTTGGTCCGCAGAAGGGGGCGACGCAGGCCATGGTCGCGCAGCTCGATGCCGCCCTCGGTCATTATGCGCGGGTGATCAAGGATGGATTGGGCGTCGAGGTCGCCGATCTTCCCGGCGCGGGCGCGGCCGGTGGGCTGGGAGCCGCTTTGATGACCGTGCTCAAGGCACGGCTGCGACCCGGAATCCGCGTGGTCATGGAGGCAACCGAACTGGACAAAGCGATTCTGCAGTGCGATCTGGTCATCACCGGGGAAGGTCGCCTGGATTCGCAAAGCCTCCATGGCAAAACACCCATCGGCGTCGCGCGTCTCGCCAAACAACTCGGCAAGCCGGTCATCGTCATCGCCGGAAGCCTCAGCCTGGATGCATCATCCGCGAAAGCGCGGGGCATCGACGCCGCCTTCAGCATGGTGCCGGGGGTGTGCACCCTGGAAACCGCCCTAGCCCAAGCCGAAACCAATCTGCGCAACCTCGCCCGCAACCTCGCCGCGACCCTGCGCCTGGGGATGGCCCTTCGTTGA